The sequence below is a genomic window from bacterium.
CGAGCGAGATGTGGGCCATATCGGCCGAGGCGACAAAGGCCCAGCGCATGGGCGACATACATCTGAAAGAGGGCAAAATTGACGAGTCGCGTTCGGAACTGCTGAAGGCGTGGGACGCGCTTGACCGTCTTCAGAAGAAGAAGGAAGAGCTCGGATTCGCGGGCGTGCCCATCGTTGACCTCTCTCGCAACCGCTGTGCTACCAGCCTCGGCCTGATTGCCCTCAAGCAGGGAGATCCTCAGGAGGCGAGGCGCTGGCTGAAGGCATCGCTCACGTTCGACATGTTCATGGAGTATAAGGGCTACGACATGCGGCTGGTCGAGAAGGCGGTTTCCGTGCCAGCCTTGAAGCCCGAGTCCATCGATTATCTCAAGGCGGCGAGCGTCCTCGGAACCGACAAGATGAAGGACGAGGCGTTTGCGATGCTCAAGGCTCTCAGCCCGGGTATCACGAAGAAGGACCTGCCGGACGTTTCCTTTGAGGCGACCGTCCCCAAGCGGTTAATCAACATCGCCACCAAGTGCGAGGATGCAAGAAAGTTGCTCTCAGAGGGGGACCTGGAGAAAGCCCGAAAGATGCTTTTGGACGTCTGGGCCCAATATCAGGCGATCATCTCGGACGACAAGCTCGCCAGCATCGCATACAGAGAGGGTGTGGCGTCCATGCGCAACCACTGCGCAACGCTGCTTGGCCTGGTCGCGCAGGAGCAAGGCGACCTCTACAAGGCTGTTTATTGGCTCCGAGCGTCAACCGAGGATAGCGAGCAGGGGCACCTGCCGAAGGCCTACGACTTGGACCTGGTGGAGAAGCTCAGTTGGGAGCCCTCGCTCAGAGCGGACTGCACTAGATATCTCGAGCTCGCCTCGAAGGCTAGCGAAGAGCAGACCAGGACGAGGGCGAAGGAGCTTTTGGACAAGCTCAAGAGCAAATAAACGGGACGGCCGGGCTGAACGTCTCAGGTGGCGATCATCAGGCGCTATAGCTACGAGACCGTTTCAGCCGCGGCGTTTGACAGCGATTGGCCTTCTGATGCACAATTGCCCAGCAATGGCAGATAAGCCCCTTGTCTCCGTCATCATCGCCAACTGGAACGGGACCTCTCATCTTGAGGAGTGTCTGGCGAGCATCGAGGCCCAGACATACCCAAGTATCGAGACGGTGCTGGTCGATAACGCCTCGATTGATGGCTCGGTCGAGCTGATTGGTGCGGACTTCCCCGAAATCAAGTTGATAGAAAACGATGTAAATCGTGGCTATTGTGCAAGCAACAACCAGGGGGCGCGCGAGGCGTCCGGCGAGCTGCTCTTTCTGCTCAACAACGACACCATCATCGCGCCAGGCTGCGTTGAGCAGATGGTCAAAGCCCTGCGAGAGCAGGGCGAGCGCTGCATTGGGTGTTTCCCCAAGGTAGTATTTCATTCCGACCCCCATATCATAAACGCCATTGGCACGACCTGGCACGCCCACTGCCACTGGCGCGACGCCCGTGTCGGCCAGATAGACCTGGGCCAGTTCTCACACTCCGAGCGCGTGTTCGGGTCAATCTTCCCGGCGGTCTTGCTCCGGCGAGATATGTTCCTGAAGATTGGCATGTTTGACGAGACGATGTTCTCCTACTGTGAGGATTTCGATCTGTGCTATCGAGCCAACATACTTGGCTACCACTTCGTCACCGCCCCTCAAGCGGTCGTCAGGCATAAGTACCGCTCGACAGCAAAGTCTGCGTTTCACGAGAGGTGGCAGCACTATTTCTTCATGCGAAACTACCTTTACGTCTTTCTGAAGAACTACTCGCTGAAAAGCCTCATCCGCCATTTCCCCTACGCCTTCTATCGCTACATCGCGAAGTCCGCCGTCGCCTCCATGAAAGGACATGACTTCAGGGCGTTTCTGCTTCACGCCCGTGCCGTCGCCTTCGTCCTCGGCAAGCTGCCGAAATTGCTTAGAGCTCGCCGGTTTGTGCAGAAGAACAGGGCCCGGAGTGATGAGGACGTCTGGAGCTTTTCAAACGTCGAGCACTACAACATATTTCATCATCTAGGCAGGCCAGTTCTAAGCCTGCTGAACGTGCGAGTCGGCATGACTGGCCTCACCGAGTATCACGTGGGCAATAGGGAGTATCAGGTTGAGTAGAAGGCTTTGGTCTCGGCCAACAGTCTGGACAGCGGTCGCGCTGATACTGCTGGCTCTCGTCGTTTCCTGTGGCTGCTCTCTCACTGGCACTGGCCGGCATTACCGGGCAGGCACGATCACTGTGCTGGAGACGAACGACGTTCACAGCCATCTGTTCCCCTGGACATATAAGCCTAAGTCGTCAACAGCAGTCAAGGTCGGCGGGCTTGCGCGCATCGCCACAGTCGTGAGCCAGGTCCGGGAACGCGAGCGGAACGTTCTGCTGCTCGACGCGGGCGACATTTTCTACCCCTATTCACTCAACCGTTGGCGTGCCCGGCCCGAAATCGGCGCCATGAACCTGATCGGCTACGATTGCTCGGCGGTCGGCAATCACGAGTTTGACCTCGGCGACGGGCAGCTTGGCGAGGCGCTGGATCTGGCCGAGTTCCCGTTTTTGTCTGCGAACATGGACGTCAGCCAGTCTTTGCCGCTTGCCGGAAAGGTCCAAAGCTACGTAATCAAGAGCGTGGGCGGTCACACAGTCGGCATATTCGGCCTCATCACGCCTAATCTGCACGATATTTCCAGCCCCAGTAAGCAGGTGAAGGTTGACAGCGATCTCGTGGCCAAGGTCGTAGAGATGGTCTCATACCTGAGGCCAAGGGCCGACCTGGTGTTTGCTCTGACGCACATCGGCCTTCGTCAGGATGTCAAGCTCGCCCGTTCCGTCAGCGGCATCGACGTCATCTTCGGCGGCCACTCACACGACGCGCTAGAAAAGCCGATCGAAGTTACGAATCCGGCCGGAAAACGGACGCTGATTGTCCAGTCCGGTTGCTACGGCAGGTTCGTCGGCAAGCTTCAACTTGAGTGCTCCCCTGATGGCATCGCGTCATATCAATGGTCGCTTCTGAACGTAGATGAGAGCGTCGAGGACGATGTGCGAGTAGCGTCCTTCCTCGAGCCGTTTCGGCCCGCCGACGAGGAGCAGGTCGGCATCATAGAGGCCGATCTCAAGCTCTTCGGAGCGGAGCTTCTGGCCACGGATTCAACAGTCGGCACCCTTGTCTGCGACGCCATTGCGGAGCAATTCCCAACCGCGGCCGTCGTCGCCGTGAACTCGGGCGGCATCCGAGGGGATTTTCAGCCAGCAGGCCCGATAACCAGGTCCCGAATTGACGAGATACTGCCATTTCGCAACCAGATCGTGCTTGTCTGGGTCTCAGGCTCGGAGCTCGAATCGATGCTCGAGCGCTCTGTCCAGGCGCTGCCACGGCCGAGCGGTGGGTTCCTTCAACTAAGTGGGCTTGAGGTTACGGTTCGGCTCGCCAGGCGGCCCGTGTTGGTCGGGAGGGAAGGCAAGCCCGTCAGGCCGGGGGAGAGAATCGTGAGCGTGTCGGTAGGTGGCAAGCCGCTGGACGAGCGTGAGAACTACCTCATTGCCACGATCGACTACCTCGCTGGGGGCGGCGACGGCTACATGGAGCTCGCTCGGGCCAAGAATCGCATCCTGACGGGCAAGACCCTGAACGACATTCTGGCAGACTACATAAAATCGCACTCCCCGCTTCATCCGAGGCGCCGGAGAGCCTACCGATTTGTATGGGATGAGTAACAGGAGTCGCAAGTGCTAGAGAGCTACTTCCGACTGAAGGAGAACAACACCACGGTCAAGACCGAGATTACGGCCGGCTTGGTTACGTTCATGACAATGGCCTACATCGTGTTCGTCAATCCGACCATACTATCCGACCCCCATGGCGCTGGGATGAGTTTCTCAGGCGTCTTGGTTGCGACCTGCATCGCCTCATTCTTCGCGACCTTGATGATGGCCTTTGTCGCCCGCTATCCGATTGCACTTGCGCCCGGCATGGGCCTGAACGCCTATTTCAGCTACATAATCTGCGGGGCAATGGGCGTCCCGTGGCAAATAGCGCTGGGTATCGTGTTCCTGTCGGGCCTGACCTTCACCATCCTGACCCTGCTCAAGGTGAGAGAGATGCTCGTCGATGCGATTCCCGCAGGTCTGAAGCTCGCCACGGCCGCGGGCATCGGCCTGTTTATCGCGTTCGTCGGCCTACAACACGCCGGCATCGTCGCCCGGAACCCGAACACTTTCGTTACCTTTGGGGACATTTCCAAGGCGCCGGCCCTCGTTGCATTGTTCGGCCTTGTTCTGACAGCTATGCTCGTCGCAAGGAAGGTCAAGGGCGGGATTCTCTTCGGCCTGCTCGCAACCGGCGTTGTCGCCGTCATCTCGGGCATCACGACGTTTGAGGGCGTCATCAGCACGCCGGACTTCAGCTCAGTAATGTTCAAACTCGACATCCTTGGGGCACTCAGTCTCGACTATGTCGTCCCCATCATCGTCCTTCTGTTTTTCGATATGTTCGACACCATCGGAACGCTCATCGGCGTGAGCGAGCAGTGCGGCTTCGTCAAGAACGACAAGCTGCCCAGAATCAACCGAGCTTTGCTGTCCGACTCGGTCGGCACCATGGCCGGTGCGGCCTGCGGAACGTCAACGGTAACGAGCTACATCGAGAGCGCCGCAGGCGTCATCGAGGGCGGCAGGACCGGGCTTGCGTCCGTGATGACCGCGCTTCTATTCCTCGTCGCCATGTTCTTCACGCCTTTAGCAAAAGCGTTCGCAACCGGCTGCGTTACGGCGCCTGCGCTGATCATAGTCGGCTGCCTAATGATGCAGAACATCAAGAAGATCAGGTGGGAGGACTTCACCGAGGCAATCCCAGCCTTCCTCACGATCATACTCATGCCGCTAACGTTCAGCATCGCCAACGGACTCGCGCTCGGGTTCATCAGCTATCCCCTCGTCAAAGTGGCGGCCGGCAGGTCAAAAGAAGTCCACTGGCTGGTCTATGTGTTGGCCGGCATATTCCTTTTGAGGTACATTTTCCTGCATTAGCGACCACGCCGGTATCCTCGCGACCCCGAATGGGTCGAACAGCCCGTCCACAGGGCTATGTTTAGCCCTTTCAGGGCTATTTTCCTTTCTTCCTCTGACCCTGATCCGTAGGTTTCACCTACGGCTACTCACGTTCATCCCCTTGCGGGGATGCGGGAAGAACGCCGTCAGTTGAGCAGGCCCGGGCACGATTACGAAAACTCATCCCAGATGCCAGGTTGACACATTCTTGCCGACTCGCTATAAACTGCTCTCGCAAGCACACATCAGAGCACTTAAAGATGAGACTAGACAGGTGAAGAATCGCGATATTAGGATACTTTTTGTGAACCCCGGCCGGGGTATCTACGACATGCCGCCGTTGGGTGTCTGCTACTTGAGTTCCTATCTTAAAAAGTATGGGACCAACACATACAAGACTGTTCTCGCCGATGAATACGCTGGACACAATCCGATCAAGGTGGCGAGACAGTTTGAGCCTGATATTATCGGCTTTTCGAGCGCGACAGCCCAGTATCACAGAGCCACCCGGCTGGCCAGAAAAATGCGAAGGTTCTCAAATGCACCTCTCGTCATCGGCGGGCTGCATCCGACTGCTCTGCCAGAGCAGGTCATCAAGGAGGGCTTCTTCGATATCGCTGTCGTCTCCGAGGCGGAGCGCTCCTTCACACACCTGGTCGATGCTCTTGCCGCCTCGGGCTTTGCGCTCGACAGCGGCGTGCTGCGGCAGATTCCGGGCATAGCGTTCAGGTCTGACGATGAGATTGTGCTCACTGAGCCGCCGAAGTTCATCGATGACCTCGATACGATCCCCTTCCCAGACAGGTCTCTGCTCGACCTTACGCACTACCTCCATCGCAACGCCGCTATCCGGAGCATGATCACCAGAAACACGACGCTAATGACGTCGCGAGGCTGTCCGTTTAGGTGCATATACTGCATCTCAGTGCATCGGCGCCAGCTTCGCGAACACTCGCCCGAATACGTCATAGAGGAGATGCAGAGCTTGGTTCGGGACTACAACCTTGAGGGGCTTTGTATAATCGACGACACCTTCATCTTTGACGGGAAGCGGGCCTCGCGCATCGCCGAGCTAATGCTCCAGACAGGAATCGCACGACGGCTCAAGTGGCCGTGTTACGGACGGGCCAACATCGTCAGCAGGTGCGAGGATTCCTTCATCAACCTCCTCAAGAAGGCGGGCATGGCCCAGATGGAGTTCGGCTTCGAGAGCGCCTCAAAACGAGTGCTTCAGTTCCTCAAAGGCAAGGGCGTAACCCCTGAAGACAACGAGGCCACGCTCGACCGGCTGGAACGCCTCAATGTCCGGGCGCTCGCGACATTTCTGACCGGAGTGCCAACCGAGACTGCCGAAGAGAGCAGAATGACCGTGGAGTTCATTCGCCGAAACTTCGAGCGGCTGGCATACTTTGAGATACTTTATTTGGTCCCGTACCCCGGCACGAGGGTCTGGGAGATGCACCACATGGATGACATCATCTCGCCCAACCTGTGGCAAAACTACAAGATCGGCCTGAACAAGAGGTTCCCCGTCGATTCAGAGTTCACAAGGAACATCGATTACGAGACTGCCACCAAGGCTGTCAATGAGGTCATGTCGATGATGGTCAAAAAACAGAAGCTCACGTATAACCTTCGCTTCCTGCGAGACCGGTTGAGGATTGCCCCACTCGACACTGTCAAGAAAGTCGCCGCACATTTCCTTGGCCGGTAGCAGCACCGTGCCGAGCTCGACTACCCCAGACAATTCACACAAAGAAGATCGAGAAAACAAGCATGATGAGTTTCCCCATTCTGTCTTGGAATGGTTCATGGCATCGCTTTCGTTTCACGGGGCTTGATAGGCGCTGCGAATCCCCGCAAGGGCATGCAGGAAGAACGTCGTCAGTCGAGCAGGTCCGGGTACGATTACGAAAACTTTCCGCGAGGGGGCACACTTGACTTTTTGCTCGCCCAA
It includes:
- a CDS encoding NCS2 family permease, with amino-acid sequence MLESYFRLKENNTTVKTEITAGLVTFMTMAYIVFVNPTILSDPHGAGMSFSGVLVATCIASFFATLMMAFVARYPIALAPGMGLNAYFSYIICGAMGVPWQIALGIVFLSGLTFTILTLLKVREMLVDAIPAGLKLATAAGIGLFIAFVGLQHAGIVARNPNTFVTFGDISKAPALVALFGLVLTAMLVARKVKGGILFGLLATGVVAVISGITTFEGVISTPDFSSVMFKLDILGALSLDYVVPIIVLLFFDMFDTIGTLIGVSEQCGFVKNDKLPRINRALLSDSVGTMAGAACGTSTVTSYIESAAGVIEGGRTGLASVMTALLFLVAMFFTPLAKAFATGCVTAPALIIVGCLMMQNIKKIRWEDFTEAIPAFLTIILMPLTFSIANGLALGFISYPLVKVAAGRSKEVHWLVYVLAGIFLLRYIFLH
- a CDS encoding radical SAM protein; this translates as MKNRDIRILFVNPGRGIYDMPPLGVCYLSSYLKKYGTNTYKTVLADEYAGHNPIKVARQFEPDIIGFSSATAQYHRATRLARKMRRFSNAPLVIGGLHPTALPEQVIKEGFFDIAVVSEAERSFTHLVDALAASGFALDSGVLRQIPGIAFRSDDEIVLTEPPKFIDDLDTIPFPDRSLLDLTHYLHRNAAIRSMITRNTTLMTSRGCPFRCIYCISVHRRQLREHSPEYVIEEMQSLVRDYNLEGLCIIDDTFIFDGKRASRIAELMLQTGIARRLKWPCYGRANIVSRCEDSFINLLKKAGMAQMEFGFESASKRVLQFLKGKGVTPEDNEATLDRLERLNVRALATFLTGVPTETAEESRMTVEFIRRNFERLAYFEILYLVPYPGTRVWEMHHMDDIISPNLWQNYKIGLNKRFPVDSEFTRNIDYETATKAVNEVMSMMVKKQKLTYNLRFLRDRLRIAPLDTVKKVAAHFLGR
- a CDS encoding glycosyltransferase family 2 protein, with amino-acid sequence MTAIGLLMHNCPAMADKPLVSVIIANWNGTSHLEECLASIEAQTYPSIETVLVDNASIDGSVELIGADFPEIKLIENDVNRGYCASNNQGAREASGELLFLLNNDTIIAPGCVEQMVKALREQGERCIGCFPKVVFHSDPHIINAIGTTWHAHCHWRDARVGQIDLGQFSHSERVFGSIFPAVLLRRDMFLKIGMFDETMFSYCEDFDLCYRANILGYHFVTAPQAVVRHKYRSTAKSAFHERWQHYFFMRNYLYVFLKNYSLKSLIRHFPYAFYRYIAKSAVASMKGHDFRAFLLHARAVAFVLGKLPKLLRARRFVQKNRARSDEDVWSFSNVEHYNIFHHLGRPVLSLLNVRVGMTGLTEYHVGNREYQVE
- a CDS encoding bifunctional UDP-sugar hydrolase/5'-nucleotidase encodes the protein MSRRLWSRPTVWTAVALILLALVVSCGCSLTGTGRHYRAGTITVLETNDVHSHLFPWTYKPKSSTAVKVGGLARIATVVSQVRERERNVLLLDAGDIFYPYSLNRWRARPEIGAMNLIGYDCSAVGNHEFDLGDGQLGEALDLAEFPFLSANMDVSQSLPLAGKVQSYVIKSVGGHTVGIFGLITPNLHDISSPSKQVKVDSDLVAKVVEMVSYLRPRADLVFALTHIGLRQDVKLARSVSGIDVIFGGHSHDALEKPIEVTNPAGKRTLIVQSGCYGRFVGKLQLECSPDGIASYQWSLLNVDESVEDDVRVASFLEPFRPADEEQVGIIEADLKLFGAELLATDSTVGTLVCDAIAEQFPTAAVVAVNSGGIRGDFQPAGPITRSRIDEILPFRNQIVLVWVSGSELESMLERSVQALPRPSGGFLQLSGLEVTVRLARRPVLVGREGKPVRPGERIVSVSVGGKPLDERENYLIATIDYLAGGGDGYMELARAKNRILTGKTLNDILADYIKSHSPLHPRRRRAYRFVWDE